From Quercus lobata isolate SW786 chromosome 1, ValleyOak3.0 Primary Assembly, whole genome shotgun sequence, one genomic window encodes:
- the LOC115992378 gene encoding probable sulfate transporter 4.2 translates to MQRAEEKEMENGRDFLSHAAIMGFVAGAAIVIGLQQLKGFLGISHFTNKTDIISVVEVVHHHWSALNFILWCSFLSFILITIYVVSAISFTSSTNKIRGKFYCSLLKGLQGPPPGYVLLISFPCFNICTRHLKLSGTCISLMFANEPVIF, encoded by the exons ATTTCCTATCCCATGCAGCTATTATGGGGTTTGTGGCTGGAGCAGCCATAGTAATTGGTCTTCAACAACTGAAGGGGTTTCTTGGGATTAGTCACTTCACAAACAAGACTGATATAATATCTGTTGTGGAAGTAGTTCATCATCAT TGGAGTGCTCTTAATTTTATACTTTGGTGCTCATTCCTGAGTTTCATCCTAATTACAATATATGTGGTGAGTGCCATATCATTCACTTCTTCCACAAACAAGATACGTGGCAAGTTTTATTGTTCACTTTTGAAAGGCCTTCAAGGACCTCCACCTGGATATGTATTGCTGATTTCATTTCCTTGCTTCAACATTTGTACAAGGCATTTAAAGCTCTCTGGCACATGCATCTCATTAATGTTTGCTAACGAACCGgtcatattttaa